A part of Streptomyces sp. NBC_01497 genomic DNA contains:
- the cobG gene encoding precorrin-3B synthase, with translation MPSSTSPTGAHRDETPVRDRGDACPGALRLHVADDGRLARLRLPGGLLTSRQARVLATAAERLGDGHLDITSRGNVQLRGLGEACAAPLAETLYDAGLLPSERHERARNMVASPLAGEDEHPFTDVRLWVRELDALVCGSDAAAGLSGRFLFAVDDGRGDVAGLGADVTLLAEPAPAGGTRRTAVLCAGPDRLRVRTADAPRAALLAAETFLTVAAGSGAWRLRELPAGHDLSARLIAALATAGVEAEPVTADFTTPHGPAPALGVVTAPGRERAALCLRPPLGRLSAAQWRLLARAGDGLRVTPWRGLVVPGLTPEAAAGLLARAAAAGLVTSADSPWSRIGACTGRPGCAKALADVRADATSAAQAIADAARDAVPDAEPGADAAASQDPPGRAPRAARPPELPVYFSGCARRCGHPQGPYVDKVATAEGTYTTTTPTTRAIPPTGTAATTTVTTGTTTGTTTTVKR, from the coding sequence ATGCCCTCATCCACCTCGCCAACCGGCGCGCACCGGGACGAAACGCCCGTACGCGACCGTGGCGACGCCTGCCCGGGAGCGCTGCGGCTGCACGTCGCGGACGACGGCCGGCTGGCCCGTCTCCGGCTGCCCGGCGGGTTGCTGACGAGTCGTCAGGCACGGGTTCTCGCGACGGCGGCGGAGCGGCTGGGCGACGGACACCTGGACATCACCTCGCGCGGAAACGTTCAGCTGCGCGGTCTCGGCGAGGCCTGCGCGGCGCCCCTGGCCGAAACGCTGTACGACGCGGGGCTGCTGCCCTCCGAGCGGCACGAACGGGCCCGCAACATGGTCGCCTCGCCGCTTGCCGGGGAGGACGAACACCCCTTCACCGACGTCCGGTTGTGGGTGCGCGAGCTGGACGCCCTGGTGTGCGGGAGCGACGCGGCAGCGGGTCTTTCCGGCCGTTTCCTGTTCGCAGTGGACGACGGGCGGGGCGATGTGGCCGGACTCGGCGCGGATGTGACGTTGCTCGCAGAACCCGCACCCGCGGGAGGCACACGGCGGACGGCCGTGCTGTGCGCGGGGCCCGACCGGCTGCGGGTACGGACCGCTGACGCGCCCCGCGCCGCGCTGCTGGCGGCCGAGACGTTCCTCACAGTGGCGGCCGGCTCCGGCGCCTGGCGGCTGCGGGAACTCCCCGCCGGCCACGACCTGTCGGCGCGCCTGATCGCCGCGCTCGCGACCGCCGGCGTCGAAGCGGAGCCCGTGACCGCCGACTTCACGACACCGCACGGCCCGGCCCCCGCGCTGGGCGTGGTCACGGCACCAGGCCGGGAGCGTGCCGCCCTCTGCCTTCGGCCGCCGCTCGGGCGGCTGAGCGCCGCCCAGTGGCGGCTCCTCGCGCGGGCCGGGGACGGGCTGCGGGTCACACCGTGGCGCGGCCTGGTGGTGCCGGGCCTCACCCCCGAGGCCGCCGCAGGCCTGCTCGCCCGGGCCGCGGCGGCCGGGCTCGTGACGAGCGCCGACTCGCCCTGGTCCCGCATCGGCGCGTGCACCGGAAGGCCGGGCTGTGCGAAGGCGCTCGCGGACGTACGGGCGGACGCGACCAGCGCCGCGCAAGCGATCGCGGACGCGGCACGCGACGCGGTCCCGGACGCGGAACCGGGAGCGGACGCGGCGGCTTCGCAGGACCCGCCGGGCAGGGCGCCGCGCGCGGCGCGCCCCCCTGAACTCCCCGTGTACTTCTCCGGCTGCGCCCGCCGCTGCGGCCACCCGCAGGGCCCCTACGTCGACAAGGTGGCGACGGCGGAGGGCACGTACACCACCACCACCCCGACGACCCGAGCGATCCCCCCGACCGGTACGGCCGCGACGACAACGGTCACGACCGGAACCACGACCGGAACGACGACAACGGTGAAGAGATGA
- a CDS encoding precorrin-8X methylmutase: protein MTTTPGFAYEKDGSEIYRRSFATIRAEADLSGLPADVAQVVVRMIHACGMVDLVRDVGHTAGVVARAREALRAGAPILCDAQMVASGVTRRRLPADNEVVCALSDPAVPALAAERGTTRSAAALELWRDRLDGAVVAIGNAPTALFRLLEMVEQGAPRPAAVIGVPVGFIGAAESKDALAAHPSGLEHLIVRGRRGGSAIAAAALNAIASEDER, encoded by the coding sequence ATGACGACGACCCCTGGCTTCGCGTACGAGAAGGACGGCTCCGAGATCTACCGCCGCTCCTTCGCCACCATCCGCGCAGAGGCGGACCTGAGCGGCCTGCCCGCCGATGTGGCCCAGGTCGTCGTCCGCATGATCCACGCGTGCGGCATGGTCGACCTGGTGCGGGACGTCGGCCACACCGCCGGTGTCGTCGCGCGCGCCCGCGAGGCGCTGCGCGCGGGCGCGCCGATCCTGTGCGACGCGCAGATGGTCGCCAGCGGCGTCACCCGCCGCCGGCTGCCCGCGGACAACGAGGTCGTCTGCGCGCTGAGCGACCCGGCTGTGCCGGCGCTGGCCGCGGAACGGGGCACGACCCGCAGCGCCGCCGCGCTCGAACTGTGGCGGGACCGCCTGGACGGCGCGGTCGTCGCCATCGGCAACGCGCCCACCGCACTGTTCCGGCTGCTGGAGATGGTGGAGCAGGGCGCGCCGCGCCCGGCCGCCGTGATCGGCGTGCCGGTCGGCTTCATCGGCGCCGCCGAGTCCAAGGACGCGCTGGCCGCACACCCGTCGGGCCTGGAACACCTGATCGTGCGGGGCAGGCGCGGCGGCAGCGCGATCGCCGCCGCCGCACTGAACGCGATCGCGAGCGAGGACGAGCGTTGA
- the cobJ gene encoding precorrin-3B C(17)-methyltransferase, with protein MTLRAVRTIAEADVVAYHSARHGRSIARAIAAGHLRADHIEEPLVYPVTTGTTDHPGGYQGAMDAFYEEAAARLAAHLDAGRTVAVISEGDPLFYGSYMHMHKRLAHRYPTEVIPGVTSVSAAAARLGTPLVEGEEVLTILPGTLPEEELAARLASSDSAVVMKLGRTFPAVRRAVERAGRLADARYVERATMEGERTGRLADTDPESVPYFAVTVLPSRVGAAPVAGAGARDDEGPRSEVSQAVEAAGETRHGGSADAPARGEVVVIGTGPAGPMWLTPEARGELAAAEDLVGYTTYLDRVPVRPGQRRHPSDNKVESERADFALDLARRGRRVAVVSSGDPGVFAMATAVLEVASSAPYKEVPVRIVPGVTAANAAASRAGAPLGHDYAVISLSDRLKPWDVVAARLHAAASADLAMALYNPGSTSRTWQVGKARELLLEHRAPDTPVVLARDVGGPGERVRIVRLADLDPAQVDMRTILLVGSSQTVAVRRAGGEIVWTPRRYPQG; from the coding sequence ATGACCCTGCGCGCGGTGCGGACCATCGCGGAGGCCGACGTCGTCGCGTACCACAGCGCGCGGCACGGGCGGTCGATCGCCCGGGCGATCGCGGCCGGCCACCTGCGCGCCGACCACATCGAGGAACCGCTGGTCTACCCGGTGACGACCGGCACGACGGACCACCCCGGCGGCTACCAGGGCGCGATGGACGCGTTCTACGAGGAGGCGGCGGCGCGGCTCGCGGCGCACCTCGACGCCGGGCGCACCGTCGCCGTGATCTCCGAGGGCGACCCCCTCTTCTACGGCTCGTACATGCACATGCACAAGCGCCTGGCGCACCGTTACCCGACGGAGGTGATCCCGGGCGTGACCTCCGTGAGCGCGGCGGCCGCGCGGCTCGGGACTCCGCTGGTCGAGGGCGAGGAGGTGCTGACGATCCTGCCGGGCACGCTGCCGGAGGAGGAACTCGCGGCGCGGCTCGCCTCGTCGGACTCGGCGGTCGTGATGAAGCTGGGGCGTACGTTCCCCGCGGTACGGCGCGCGGTCGAGCGGGCCGGACGGCTCGCGGACGCGCGGTACGTGGAACGCGCCACGATGGAGGGCGAGCGCACCGGGCGGCTGGCCGACACGGACCCCGAGTCGGTGCCGTACTTCGCGGTGACGGTGCTGCCGAGCCGCGTCGGCGCGGCCCCGGTGGCGGGGGCGGGGGCGCGGGACGACGAGGGTCCGCGATCCGAGGTGAGCCAAGCGGTCGAAGCGGCCGGGGAGACGCGGCACGGCGGATCCGCGGACGCCCCGGCGCGCGGTGAGGTCGTGGTCATCGGCACGGGCCCCGCGGGCCCGATGTGGCTGACGCCCGAGGCACGCGGCGAACTGGCCGCCGCCGAGGACCTCGTCGGCTACACGACCTACCTGGACCGGGTGCCCGTACGCCCGGGCCAGCGGCGCCACCCGTCGGACAACAAGGTCGAGTCGGAACGCGCCGACTTCGCGCTCGACCTGGCGCGGCGCGGCCGCCGGGTCGCCGTCGTGTCGTCGGGCGACCCGGGCGTCTTCGCGATGGCGACGGCGGTGCTGGAAGTCGCGTCGTCGGCCCCCTACAAGGAAGTGCCGGTACGGATCGTGCCGGGAGTGACGGCGGCGAACGCGGCGGCCTCCCGCGCGGGCGCCCCGCTCGGCCACGACTACGCGGTCATCTCGCTGTCCGACCGGCTCAAGCCGTGGGACGTGGTCGCGGCCCGCCTGCACGCGGCGGCCTCGGCGGACCTGGCGATGGCCCTGTACAACCCGGGCTCGACGTCGCGCACCTGGCAGGTCGGCAAGGCCCGGGAACTGCTCCTCGAACACCGGGCGCCGGACACCCCGGTGGTACTCGCGCGGGACGTGGGCGGCCCCGGGGAACGGGTCCGGATCGTGCGGCTCGCCGACCTGGACCCGGCGCAGGTCGACATGCGCACGATCCTGCTGGTGGGGTCGTCGCAGACGGTCGCCGTACGCCGGGCCGGCGGCGAGATCGTCTGGACGCCGCGGCGCTACCCGCAGGGATGA
- a CDS encoding cobalt-precorrin-6A reductase: MRHVLILGGTTEGRSLAEALVAGAPPGTSERPRNDVVYPLRVTSSLAGRVARPVLPPGEVRVGGFGGAQGLAAWLREHDVDALIDATHPFAETMTAHAALAAATCHVPLLRLRRPGWVPVEGDDWRPVASLEAAAQALADGPWERVFLTTGRMGLAVFAHLDRLRFLVRSVDPPEPPYPRLLDTVLDRGPFTLHGERELLRQYAIDVVVTKDSGGAATAAKLAAAREAGLPVVMVRRPATPEGVETAASVAGAFDWLRRRFA; encoded by the coding sequence ATGCGCCACGTGCTGATCCTCGGCGGTACGACCGAGGGTCGAAGCCTCGCCGAGGCACTGGTCGCGGGTGCTCCGCCGGGCACGAGCGAGCGTCCGCGGAACGACGTGGTGTACCCGCTGCGCGTCACCAGTTCCCTCGCGGGCCGCGTCGCGCGTCCCGTACTGCCGCCCGGGGAAGTCCGCGTCGGCGGCTTCGGAGGGGCGCAGGGGCTGGCCGCCTGGTTGCGGGAGCACGATGTGGACGCGCTCATCGATGCCACTCATCCCTTCGCCGAGACCATGACCGCTCACGCGGCCTTGGCTGCCGCCACCTGCCATGTTCCCCTGCTCCGCCTGCGGCGGCCCGGCTGGGTACCCGTGGAGGGGGACGACTGGCGTCCGGTCGCGTCCTTGGAGGCGGCAGCACAGGCCCTGGCCGACGGGCCCTGGGAGCGGGTGTTCCTGACCACGGGGCGGATGGGGCTGGCGGTGTTCGCGCACCTGGACCGGCTGCGCTTCCTCGTCCGGTCCGTGGATCCGCCGGAACCCCCTTACCCCCGGCTGCTGGACACGGTCCTCGACCGGGGCCCCTTCACCCTGCACGGGGAACGGGAACTGCTGCGGCAGTACGCCATCGACGTGGTCGTCACGAAGGACAGCGGCGGGGCCGCCACCGCCGCCAAGCTCGCCGCGGCGCGCGAGGCCGGACTGCCGGTGGTCATGGTGCGGCGGCCGGCGACGCCCGAGGGGGTCGAGACGGCGGCCTCGGTCGCCGGCGCCTTCGACTGGCTGCGCCGCCGTTTCGCCTGA
- a CDS encoding cobalt-precorrin-5B (C(1))-methyltransferase, whose protein sequence is MVEPARGGGRDAQLKHTGLRPGWTTGACATAAATAAYTALLSGDFPDPVTITLPRGQRPAFALAVEDRAADGSAATAGVIKDAGDDPDVTHGALVRATVRRLAPGAGVVFLAGPGVGTVTRPGLPLEVGEPAINPVPRRMMTEHLAEVAAAHGIGAADAEITVSVDDGEEIARSTWNPRLGILGGLSILGTTGIVVPYSCSAWIDSIRRGVDVARAAGRTHLAGCTGSTSERTVTEVYGLPEDALLDMGDFAGAVLKYVRRHPVDRLTLCGGFAKLSKLAAGHLDLHSARSQVNKDLLGELARAAGGSTDLAGRVARANTGLEALRLCEAENIPLGNAVAARARDEALSVLRGSGVTVDVICIDRAGAIVGRAETR, encoded by the coding sequence ATGGTTGAGCCGGCGCGCGGCGGTGGCCGGGACGCCCAACTCAAACACACCGGCCTGCGGCCCGGCTGGACGACCGGGGCCTGCGCGACGGCGGCGGCCACCGCCGCGTACACGGCCCTGCTGTCCGGCGACTTCCCCGACCCGGTCACCATCACCCTGCCGCGCGGGCAGCGGCCGGCGTTCGCCCTTGCCGTGGAGGACCGGGCGGCCGACGGCAGCGCGGCCACCGCGGGCGTGATCAAGGACGCGGGCGACGACCCGGACGTCACCCACGGGGCACTCGTGCGCGCGACCGTACGACGGCTGGCCCCGGGCGCGGGCGTGGTGTTCCTGGCCGGACCCGGCGTCGGCACGGTGACCCGGCCTGGACTGCCGCTGGAGGTCGGCGAACCGGCGATCAACCCGGTGCCGCGGCGCATGATGACCGAGCACCTGGCCGAGGTCGCCGCCGCCCACGGCATCGGCGCCGCCGACGCCGAGATCACGGTGTCCGTCGACGACGGCGAGGAGATCGCCCGCTCGACCTGGAACCCCCGGCTCGGCATCCTCGGTGGCCTGTCCATCCTCGGGACGACGGGCATCGTGGTGCCGTACTCCTGCTCGGCGTGGATCGACTCGATCCGGCGCGGCGTCGACGTGGCGCGCGCGGCCGGCCGCACCCACCTCGCCGGATGCACGGGCTCGACGTCGGAGAGGACCGTCACGGAGGTCTACGGGCTCCCCGAGGACGCGCTCCTCGACATGGGCGACTTCGCGGGCGCGGTCCTCAAATACGTGCGCCGCCACCCGGTGGACCGGCTCACTCTCTGCGGCGGCTTCGCCAAACTCTCGAAGCTGGCGGCCGGCCACCTCGACCTGCACTCCGCGCGCTCCCAGGTCAACAAGGACCTGCTCGGCGAACTCGCCCGCGCGGCCGGCGGCTCCACCGACCTGGCCGGGCGCGTGGCGAGGGCCAACACGGGCCTGGAGGCACTGCGCCTGTGCGAGGCGGAGAACATCCCCCTGGGCAACGCGGTGGCGGCCCGCGCGAGGGACGAGGCCCTGAGCGTCCTGCGCGGGTCGGGCGTGACGGTCGACGTGATCTGCATCGACCGCGCGGGGGCGATCGTGGGCCGCGCCGAGACTCGTTGA
- a CDS encoding LLM class F420-dependent oxidoreductase → MRFAFKTSPQNTTWDAMLAVWRAADDIELFESGWTSDHFRATNTPDPSCPRLEGWTTLTALAQATRRLRLGTLVTGIHYRHPAVLAAMAATLDIISGGRLELGIGTGWNEEESGAHGIELGTPGERSDRFEEACEVLTALLSPQETTTFRGRYYELTDARCEPGPVQRPHPPICVGGSGEKRTLRTAARFAQHWNFDNGTPEQFARARDVLHRHCADIGRDPAEIVVSAQVRFTGDPERTAATAAALGAAGADLAIVQLTPPYTPAVLEPLASALSTALS, encoded by the coding sequence ATGCGCTTCGCCTTCAAGACGTCTCCGCAGAACACGACATGGGACGCGATGCTCGCGGTGTGGCGGGCAGCGGACGACATCGAGCTCTTCGAGTCCGGCTGGACGTCCGACCACTTCCGCGCGACGAACACCCCCGACCCGTCCTGTCCGCGGCTGGAGGGCTGGACCACACTGACCGCGCTCGCCCAGGCGACCCGGCGACTGCGCCTGGGCACGCTGGTCACCGGCATCCACTACCGTCATCCGGCGGTGCTGGCCGCCATGGCGGCCACGCTCGACATCATCTCCGGCGGCCGGCTGGAACTCGGCATCGGGACCGGCTGGAACGAGGAGGAATCCGGGGCCCACGGAATCGAGCTGGGCACTCCCGGCGAGCGCAGCGACAGGTTCGAGGAGGCCTGCGAGGTACTCACCGCCCTGCTCTCACCGCAGGAGACGACCACGTTCCGGGGCAGGTACTACGAACTGACCGACGCGCGCTGCGAGCCCGGGCCCGTACAGCGGCCCCATCCGCCGATCTGTGTGGGCGGCAGTGGTGAGAAGCGCACGCTGCGCACCGCGGCCCGGTTCGCCCAGCACTGGAACTTCGACAACGGAACGCCCGAGCAGTTCGCCCGTGCGCGGGACGTGCTGCACCGGCACTGCGCCGACATCGGGCGCGATCCGGCCGAGATCGTGGTGTCCGCGCAGGTGCGGTTCACCGGCGATCCGGAGAGGACCGCCGCGACCGCCGCCGCTCTGGGCGCGGCGGGCGCGGACCTCGCGATCGTCCAACTGACCCCTCCGTACACACCCGCGGTGCTGGAGCCACTGGCGAGCGCGCTGTCCACCGCGCTGTCCTGA
- the cobM gene encoding precorrin-4 C(11)-methyltransferase: MTVYFIGAGPGAADLITLRGARLLARCGVCLYAGSLVPRDLLAECPDDVRLIDTAQLDLDEITEELVRAHREGHDVARLHSGDPSLFSAVAEQMRRLDAAEVPYEVVPGVPAFAAAAAALKRELTVPTVGQTVILTRVAQQATPMPPGEDLATLGASGALLVLHLAARYAERVAAELLPHYGADCPAAVVAMASREDELVLRGTLGDIAGQVRAAGVTKTAVIVVGRTLGATGFRDSHLYSTQRSRTR, from the coding sequence ATGACGGTCTACTTCATCGGAGCGGGCCCCGGCGCCGCCGACCTGATCACCCTGCGGGGCGCGCGGCTGCTCGCCCGGTGCGGGGTGTGCCTGTACGCGGGCAGCCTGGTGCCGCGCGACCTGCTGGCGGAGTGCCCGGACGACGTCCGCCTCATCGACACGGCGCAGCTGGACCTGGACGAGATCACGGAGGAACTCGTCCGCGCGCACCGCGAGGGGCACGACGTGGCCCGGCTGCACTCCGGCGATCCGTCGCTGTTCAGCGCCGTCGCCGAGCAGATGCGACGGCTCGACGCCGCCGAGGTGCCCTACGAAGTGGTCCCCGGCGTACCGGCGTTCGCGGCGGCCGCCGCGGCGCTCAAGCGGGAACTGACGGTCCCGACGGTCGGCCAGACGGTGATCCTCACGCGCGTCGCCCAGCAGGCCACGCCCATGCCGCCGGGCGAGGACCTGGCGACCCTCGGCGCGAGCGGCGCGCTCCTCGTCCTGCATCTCGCGGCACGGTACGCGGAGCGCGTCGCCGCCGAACTCCTGCCGCACTACGGGGCCGACTGCCCGGCGGCGGTCGTCGCGATGGCGAGCCGCGAGGACGAACTCGTCCTGCGCGGCACGCTCGGTGACATCGCCGGGCAGGTACGCGCGGCGGGCGTGACGAAGACAGCGGTCATCGTGGTGGGCCGCACCCTCGGCGCGACGGGCTTCCGCGACAGCCACCTCTACTCGACGCAGCGCTCCCGCACCCGCTGA
- the cbiE gene encoding precorrin-6y C5,15-methyltransferase (decarboxylating) subunit CbiE encodes MTPPAEHITVVGVGADGWAGLAEPARRALLDADVVIGAPRQLGLLPPQARAERVAWPSPLRPAVPGLLAAHTGRAVCVLASGDPLHYGIGRALVESVGARRLRVLPHPSSVAYACARLGWPQEDVEVISAVGRPLDRVSAALHDGRRLLVLSADATTPAAVAGLLRERGYGPSELHVLERLGDDAHERHVQASADTWDEPPGDPLNIVAVGCRRAPGAGRLGAVPGLPDTAYEHDGQLTKRYVRAATLAALAPAPGELLWDIGGGSGSIGIEWMRTHPACRAVTVERDPVRAERIGRNARVLGVPGLTVAPGAAPGALAALPGPPDAIFIGGGLTTPGLLQACWAALADGGRLVANTVTLESEALLARWYGRHGGELVRLAVASAVPVGGFTGWRQAMPVTQWSVTKAATEPVAGTTGETAARALTPRTDTGDTA; translated from the coding sequence ATGACGCCCCCCGCCGAACACATCACCGTCGTCGGGGTCGGCGCCGACGGGTGGGCCGGTCTGGCCGAACCCGCGCGGCGGGCGCTCCTCGACGCCGACGTCGTGATCGGAGCGCCGCGCCAGCTCGGCCTGCTGCCACCGCAGGCGCGGGCCGAGCGCGTCGCGTGGCCCTCGCCGCTGCGGCCCGCGGTACCCGGGCTGCTCGCCGCGCACACTGGGCGGGCGGTGTGCGTTCTGGCCAGCGGCGATCCGCTGCACTACGGCATCGGGCGGGCGCTCGTGGAGAGTGTCGGCGCGCGGCGGCTGCGTGTCCTGCCGCATCCGTCCTCAGTGGCGTACGCCTGTGCGCGGCTCGGCTGGCCGCAGGAGGACGTGGAGGTGATCAGCGCGGTGGGCAGGCCCCTGGACCGCGTCTCGGCCGCCCTCCACGACGGTCGGCGGCTGCTGGTTCTCAGCGCGGACGCGACGACCCCCGCCGCCGTGGCGGGACTCCTGCGGGAACGCGGCTACGGCCCGAGCGAACTGCACGTGCTGGAGCGGCTGGGCGACGACGCACACGAGCGGCACGTACAGGCGAGCGCCGACACGTGGGACGAACCGCCGGGCGACCCGCTGAACATCGTGGCCGTCGGATGCCGCCGCGCGCCCGGTGCCGGGCGCCTCGGTGCCGTACCCGGACTGCCCGACACCGCGTACGAGCACGACGGCCAGCTCACCAAGCGGTACGTGCGCGCCGCGACGCTGGCGGCCCTCGCGCCCGCGCCCGGCGAACTGCTCTGGGACATCGGCGGCGGCTCGGGCTCCATCGGCATCGAGTGGATGCGGACACATCCCGCCTGCCGCGCGGTGACGGTCGAACGGGACCCCGTCAGGGCGGAGCGCATCGGCCGCAACGCGCGCGTGCTGGGCGTGCCCGGCCTGACCGTCGCCCCCGGCGCGGCCCCCGGGGCCCTGGCCGCGCTGCCGGGCCCGCCCGACGCGATCTTCATCGGCGGGGGCCTGACCACGCCCGGCCTGCTTCAGGCGTGCTGGGCGGCGCTCGCGGACGGCGGCCGGCTGGTCGCGAACACGGTGACGCTGGAGTCGGAGGCGCTGCTCGCCCGCTGGTACGGGCGTCACGGCGGCGAACTCGTGCGGCTCGCCGTCGCGTCGGCGGTGCCGGTGGGCGGATTCACGGGATGGCGGCAGGCGATGCCCGTGACGCAGTGGTCCGTCACCAAGGCGGCCACGGAACCAGTCGCGGGGACCACCGGCGAGACGGCCGCGAGGGCACTCACCCCCCGCACGGACACGGGAGATACGGCATGA
- a CDS encoding TetR/AcrR family transcriptional regulator, whose product MNGGNEGAARTGRSKRADARRNEGTLLDAAAAIFVTSGVEAPVRDIAARAGVGMGTIYRHFPTRADLIIAVYRHQVEACAEAGPALLESSASPHAALGRWIDLFVDFLVTKHGLAAVLQADNAGFETLHTYFLDRLVPVCTRLLDAAAAAGEIRSDVAAYDLMRGVGNLCIGAESDPRYDARRLVGFLVAGLRPPR is encoded by the coding sequence GTGAATGGCGGAAACGAGGGCGCGGCGCGGACCGGCCGGTCCAAGAGGGCGGACGCCCGGCGCAACGAGGGCACGCTGCTCGACGCCGCCGCGGCGATCTTCGTCACGTCGGGGGTGGAGGCGCCGGTACGCGACATCGCGGCCAGGGCCGGCGTCGGGATGGGCACCATCTACCGCCACTTCCCGACCCGGGCCGACCTGATCATCGCCGTCTACCGGCACCAGGTGGAGGCCTGCGCCGAGGCCGGTCCCGCCCTGCTGGAGAGCAGCGCGAGTCCGCACGCCGCCCTGGGCCGGTGGATCGACCTCTTCGTCGACTTCCTGGTCACCAAGCACGGGCTCGCCGCCGTGCTGCAGGCCGACAACGCGGGCTTCGAGACGCTGCACACCTACTTCCTCGACCGCCTCGTGCCGGTGTGCACCCGGCTGCTCGACGCCGCGGCCGCCGCCGGCGAGATCCGGTCCGACGTGGCCGCCTACGACCTGATGCGCGGCGTCGGGAACCTCTGCATCGGCGCCGAGAGCGATCCCCGCTACGACGCGCGCCGGCTGGTCGGGTTCCTCGTCGCGGGCCTGCGGCCACCGCGCTGA
- a CDS encoding aldo/keto reductase yields MQYRTLGRTGVHVSSLALGTMNFGRIGRTTQDDATAIVDAALEGGVNLIDTADLYGGGESEEMVGKAIAGRRDDIVLATKAAMPMGDERNHRGGSRRWLVTELDNSLRRLGVDHVDLYQIHRWDPSTSDEETLSALTDLRRAGKIRYFGSSTYPAYRIVQAQWAAHLHHLGRYVTEQPSYSILQRGIETHVLPVSEQYGLGVLAWSPLASGWLSGAVREGREVTTNRSQLMPERFDTTLAANRARLDAVERLAGIADEAGLTMIQLALGFVTAHPAVTSALIGPRTLDHLHAQLAAADTVLSADVLDAIDAVVAPGTDLAAHEKLDTPPALLDPSLRRR; encoded by the coding sequence ATGCAGTACCGCACCCTGGGCCGTACCGGTGTACACGTCAGCTCTCTCGCGCTCGGCACGATGAACTTCGGCAGGATCGGACGCACCACCCAGGACGACGCGACCGCGATCGTCGACGCCGCTCTGGAGGGCGGCGTCAACCTCATCGACACCGCCGACCTGTACGGCGGCGGCGAGTCGGAGGAGATGGTCGGCAAGGCGATCGCCGGTCGCCGTGACGACATCGTGCTGGCCACGAAGGCGGCCATGCCGATGGGCGACGAACGCAACCACCGCGGCGGATCACGCCGTTGGCTGGTCACCGAACTGGACAACAGCCTGCGCCGCCTCGGTGTCGACCACGTCGACCTCTACCAGATCCACCGGTGGGACCCGAGCACCAGCGACGAGGAGACCCTCTCGGCCCTGACCGACCTGCGGCGCGCGGGCAAGATCCGCTACTTCGGCTCCTCCACGTACCCCGCGTACCGCATCGTGCAGGCCCAGTGGGCCGCCCACCTGCACCACCTGGGCCGCTACGTCACCGAGCAGCCCAGCTATTCCATCCTGCAGCGCGGGATCGAGACCCATGTGCTCCCGGTGAGCGAGCAGTACGGACTCGGCGTGCTCGCCTGGAGCCCGCTCGCGTCCGGCTGGCTCTCGGGCGCGGTCCGCGAGGGCCGGGAAGTCACCACCAACCGGTCACAGCTCATGCCGGAGCGCTTCGACACCACCCTCGCCGCCAACCGCGCACGGCTCGACGCTGTCGAGCGGCTGGCCGGGATCGCCGACGAGGCCGGGCTGACGATGATCCAACTGGCGCTCGGCTTCGTCACCGCGCACCCCGCCGTGACCAGCGCGCTCATCGGCCCCCGCACCCTGGACCACCTGCACGCGCAACTCGCCGCCGCGGACACCGTGCTCAGCGCCGACGTGCTGGACGCGATCGACGCCGTCGTCGCCCCCGGCACCGACCTCGCCGCACACGAGAAGCTCGACACCCCGCCCGCCCTGCTCGACCCGTCGCTGCGGCGCCGCTGA